A genome region from Dolichospermum compactum NIES-806 includes the following:
- a CDS encoding DUF3285 domain-containing protein, protein MDKSPATEPQPSYVKLAMRNMVRKGGTSLKHLALTAVGLLSVLVGLAYLTR, encoded by the coding sequence ATGGACAAATCCCCTGCCACAGAACCTCAACCCAGCTATGTCAAACTCGCCATGCGAAACATGGTCAGAAAAGGCGGCACTTCCCTCAAACACTTGGCGTTAACTGCCGTAGGACTGTTATCTGTCCTGGTGGGTTTAGCATACCTTACCCGCTAA
- the ybeY gene encoding rRNA maturation RNase YbeY codes for MPLQVELYLENCCDDSSPIPPETWENWFWQWLEILEDYLPTAPSYEISLRLTTDTEIQTLNSQYRQQDKPTDVLAFASLEADLPQSEEMLVAMPLYLGDIIVSIDTAQRQAQQQEHSLSTELAWLTAHGLLHLLGWDHPDEESLIEMLNEQVVLLKEIGIIINLEL; via the coding sequence GTGCCGCTACAGGTTGAATTATATTTAGAAAATTGCTGTGATGATTCTTCCCCAATTCCTCCTGAAACTTGGGAAAACTGGTTTTGGCAATGGTTGGAAATTCTTGAGGATTACCTGCCAACTGCACCTAGTTATGAAATCAGTTTGCGTTTGACAACCGATACAGAAATTCAAACCCTTAATTCCCAATATCGTCAACAAGATAAACCTACAGATGTCTTAGCCTTTGCATCTTTAGAAGCAGATTTACCACAAAGCGAAGAAATGCTGGTAGCCATGCCTTTGTATCTAGGTGATATAATTGTCTCTATAGACACAGCACAACGTCAGGCACAACAGCAGGAACATAGCTTGTCTACAGAGTTGGCTTGGTTAACGGCTCATGGTTTACTACATCTATTAGGTTGGGATCATCCTGACGAAGAGAGTTTGATCGAAATGTTAAACGAGCAAGTTGTATTACTGAAGGAAATAGGTATTATTATTAACTTAGAGTTGTAG
- a CDS encoding diacylglycerol kinase family protein, with protein MPPKVSSSPTNNSLPTLVSKDRELSWQIASNLFVSFKYAWAGITYAFQTQRNFRIHVAVCALAIGLSVFLQLETVEVSIIFVTSGLVLTLELVNTSIESIVDLTVKQSYHELAKVAKDCAAAAVLVSALVALLVASTLILPPLARLILSRF; from the coding sequence ATGCCCCCAAAAGTCTCATCTTCACCAACCAATAATAGCTTACCAACGCTTGTGTCCAAAGATAGGGAACTTTCCTGGCAGATTGCCTCTAATCTATTTGTTAGTTTTAAGTATGCTTGGGCTGGAATTACCTACGCTTTTCAGACTCAAAGGAATTTTCGGATTCATGTAGCCGTCTGCGCCTTGGCTATTGGATTAAGTGTATTTTTACAGTTAGAAACAGTAGAAGTATCCATAATTTTTGTTACCAGCGGTTTAGTTTTGACCTTAGAGTTAGTGAATACTTCTATTGAGTCAATTGTAGATTTAACCGTCAAACAGTCTTATCATGAGTTGGCAAAAGTTGCTAAAGACTGCGCTGCTGCTGCTGTACTTGTCTCAGCTTTAGTCGCATTATTAGTTGCCTCTACATTAATATTGCCTCCTTTAGCAAGGTTAATTCTGTCTAGGTTCTAA
- a CDS encoding anthranilate synthase component II, giving the protein MILVIDNYDSFTYNLVQYFGELAVDFPVAKDLQVVRNDKITLDEIRELNPDAVVISPGPGRPDDAGVSLNAIAQLGDQLPILGVCLGHQSIGQVFGGKIVSAPELMHGKTSLVSHTGIGIFQGLENPLTATRYHSLVIERETCPEVLEITAWVEDGTIMGVRHRQYPHIQGVQFHPESVLTALGKELLRNFLRAL; this is encoded by the coding sequence GTGATATTAGTCATTGATAACTACGATAGTTTTACGTATAATTTAGTACAATATTTTGGGGAATTAGCAGTAGATTTCCCAGTTGCTAAAGACCTACAAGTAGTCCGAAACGATAAGATTACTCTAGATGAGATTAGGGAATTAAACCCCGATGCAGTAGTGATTTCCCCCGGTCCTGGTCGTCCAGATGATGCCGGAGTTTCCCTAAATGCGATCGCCCAATTAGGAGATCAACTCCCGATTTTAGGTGTGTGCTTAGGACATCAAAGTATTGGTCAGGTTTTCGGTGGTAAAATTGTCTCTGCCCCAGAATTGATGCACGGAAAAACCTCTTTGGTATCTCATACAGGCATAGGAATTTTTCAAGGTTTAGAAAATCCTTTAACCGCTACCAGATATCATAGTTTAGTTATTGAACGCGAAACTTGCCCGGAAGTATTGGAAATTACAGCTTGGGTAGAAGATGGTACAATTATGGGCGTGAGACATCGGCAATATCCTCACATTCAAGGAGTCCAATTTCATCCAGAGAGTGTCCTAACTGCCT